In Timaviella obliquedivisa GSE-PSE-MK23-08B, the genomic stretch TTGAACAAAGATTATGAACACCTTCCGCAGACCTCAGAGACTCTGATCTATCTGGCGATGATCCGGATTATGGTGAGGCGATTGGCGTAAAATCTGACTTGCCATAACTTTTCAAACATCCTCTAAGTTCAGACCAGATCTTAGGTGAAACTGTTGTATATGCAGATTGTGCAGGGGTTCAATCTGCGTATGAATTAAGTGCAGTCACAGTTCTATTTCAAATTGTTTTTATTTTCTAGCACAGTAATAGAACTAGAAATTTTCGTTGGTTTAGATTTAATTTTTCACGTTCATTTTATCTAAAATTCTGCTTCAACTCTAGTGATATATGGCTTTAGACAGAGGCAGAATTTACAGATTGCGTAGTTAACAAGTTATATGAGGTTGACTACGCAAACTTATGATGCCATAGTAAGGAAAGTTTAGAGTTTATAGTGTCTCCAGCCGACCATCCCCCGTTTTCTTTTTAACAAAGAGGGAACCGCGTCGGAAAATTGCCTCCTGACAAAAGGATCTGGAGTCGCACAATAAGCTCATAGAGACATGAGAATTTCAGGGGGTCATCTGCTCTCTTTGACGAATTTAGAAGGTTGTCATGAGTGCATTGAAAATTGGCGATCGCCAACTCAACAGCGATCAAATTGTTTCAGCATTAGTCCAATACAAGCTCTTAGAGCCTTTAGTTGGACAAGTTTTACTAGACGGCGCGATCGAGCAAGTCCCGCTATCAGAGCAAGAACTATTTTCGGCTTTGGGCGGCGACGTTAATGCAGAGATGCCAAATCTACAAGAATTTGTAGGTCAATGGTGTCAGCAGATGGAGATTACGCCTGTTTATTTTAAGGGTGTGATATTGCGAGAATTGCGGGTGCAAAAGTTTAAACAAACTTATTTTGCAAATCAAATCGAGGCTGAGTTTATTCGGCTCAAGCCAGAGTTTGATCAGGTAGAGTTTAGCTTGCTGCAATTGATTGATTTGCCTTTGGCGCAAGAGCTCTATTTTCATCTGCGAGATGATGGAGCCGAGTTTGAAATGCTGGCTCGTCAGTATGGTCAGGGACGACCTGGAGGCAGGT encodes the following:
- a CDS encoding transposase; this encodes LNKDYEHLPQTSETLIYLAMIRIMVRRLA
- a CDS encoding peptidyl-prolyl cis-trans isomerase, whose amino-acid sequence is MSALKIGDRQLNSDQIVSALVQYKLLEPLVGQVLLDGAIEQVPLSEQELFSALGGDVNAEMPNLQEFVGQWCQQMEITPVYFKGVILRELRVQKFKQTYFANQIEAEFIRLKPEFDQVEFSLLQLIDLPLAQELYFHLRDDGAEFEMLARQYGQGRPGGRLGPMAMSELPPEVANLFRGGQTAVCAPIKIGEVFWIVRLEKLIAARLTEAVRASLMTRLYDRWLNAQVNTLMSQPGGIQMQSEAV